Within Hydrogenophaga sp. PAMC20947, the genomic segment TTGAACGTGCGGTTCATCTCGACGTCATCGATGCCGGCGGTCTTTTGCAGCCAGGCGAACAGCTCGGTCTGGGGCCAGCTGCCTTGCTTCAGGTGGGCGGCGGTGCCTTCGGGCAATACGCGGGGGATGTTTTCCAGCAAGCCGCCGCCGGTGATGTGGGCCAGGGCCTTCACGGGGTGCTTGGCCAGCGTGACCAGCACGTTTTTCACGTACAGGCGCGTGGGCTTCATGATCGCTTCCTTGAATGGCAGGCCGTCCAGCGTGGCGGGCAGATCGGCGCCGGCGCGCTCGATGCATTTGCGCACCAGCGAGAAACCGTTGGAGTGCACGCCGTGTGAAGCCAGGCCGAGCACCACATCGCCGGGCTTCACACTCTGGCCGGTGAGGATCTTGGATTTTTCGACCGCGCCCACGCAAAAACCGGCCAGATCGTATTCACCGGCCGGGTACATGCCGGGCATTTCAGCGGTTTCGCCGCCGATCAGGGCACAGCCCGACAGCTCGCAACCCTTGGCGATGCCGCCGATCACGGCCGCTGCCGTGTCCACATCGAGCTTGCCGCAGGCGAAATAGTCCAGGAAAAACAGCGGCTCGGCGCCTTGCACCAACACATCGTTCACACTCATGCCCACCAGATCGATGCCCACGGTGTCGTGCATGTTCCACTCGAAGGCCAGCTTGAGCTTGGTGCCTACGCCATCGGTGCCGGAAACCAACACCGGTTCTTTGTAGCGCTTGGGCACTTCAAACAGGGCGCCAAAACCACCAATGCCGGCCATCACACC encodes:
- the purM gene encoding phosphoribosylformylglycinamidine cyclo-ligase, which gives rise to MTSSTTTPLSYKDAGVDIVAGDALVERIKPLAKKTMREGVMAGIGGFGALFEVPKRYKEPVLVSGTDGVGTKLKLAFEWNMHDTVGIDLVGMSVNDVLVQGAEPLFFLDYFACGKLDVDTAAAVIGGIAKGCELSGCALIGGETAEMPGMYPAGEYDLAGFCVGAVEKSKILTGQSVKPGDVVLGLASHGVHSNGFSLVRKCIERAGADLPATLDGLPFKEAIMKPTRLYVKNVLVTLAKHPVKALAHITGGGLLENIPRVLPEGTAAHLKQGSWPQTELFAWLQKTAGIDDVEMNRTFNNGIGMVVVVAADEAAATAATMRDLGETVFEIGVIAERGTGEAVVVA